A genomic segment from Gadus morhua chromosome 4, gadMor3.0, whole genome shotgun sequence encodes:
- the LOC115542950 gene encoding G2/M phase-specific E3 ubiquitin-protein ligase has translation MIPKVTSNFPWGGKEVASVCSSTCLYIMAEMEVPAQNCSVELSDDSDFESPVVQRRRVTRRDAPSRAQSEHCERQERVEASAPPSNDGMDLQGQRGPNEAMNHFAVTQRHAPSRAQSEHCERQERVEASAPPSDDGMDLQGQRGPNEAMNHFADFIPIDIEEDEAIEEAIRRSLLEESVQPSQDSRFAESLSIEEITGIVKAHSERVVTEAYRPIYISRGNVWTTALRQFSRRKFTECTDLLYVTFASDEGTNEDGEDLGGPRREFLRLLVKAIFKESGAFEESLNGFTPRMNISHVQNGVYRTIGQMMSTIIVQGGEPPALLSPLVVDYLLTGHIFQLKVTPEDVADMELREALKKVDQALTTEELEQAVECCDSWRYQLEGLPNPVSMDNKDAFVQNAILFHVVIQRQSCYDQLVEGLKYYEVSLDLNVTNCILVYNRW, from the exons ATGATACCGAAGGTCACCTCCAATTTCCCCTGGGGTGGTAAAGAAGTTGCCTCCGTCTGTTCCAGCACATGCCTGTATATTATGGCAGAAATGGAAGTTCCTGCACAG AACTGTAGTGTGGAGCTGTCTGATGACAGTGATTTTGAAAGCCCGGTTGTACAACGAAGGAGAg TGACTCGGAGAGATGCACCGTCCAGAGCCCAGAGCGAACACTGTGAGAGGCAAGAGAGGGTGGAAGCCAGTGCTCCTCCATCTAATGATGGGATGGACCTACAGGGACAGCGAGGGCCAAATGAAGCTATGAATCACTTTGCAG TGACTCAGAGACATGCACCGTCCAGAGCCCAGAGCGAACACTGTGAGAGGCAAGAGAGGGTGGAAGCCAGTGCTCCTCCATCCGATGATGGGATGGACCTACAGGGACAGCGAGGGCCAAATGAAGCTATGAATCACTTTGCAGATTTCAT TCCTATTGATATTGAAGAAGATGAAGCCATTGAGGAGGccatcagacgcagtcttttAGAAGAGTCTGTGCAGCCCTCACAGGATTCAAG GTTTGCAGAAAGTTTGAGCATAGAAGAAATTACAGGAATTGTGAAAGCTCACAGTGAGAGGGTTGTCACAGAAGCATACAGACCAATCTACATCAGCCGAGGGAACGTGTGGACAACTGCCCTCCGACAGTTTAGTAGACGGAAATTCACTGAGTGCACCGATCTGCTGTATGTCACCTTTGCCAGTGACGAAGGCACCAACGAAGATGGAGAAGACCTCGGAGGGCCACGGCGAGAATTCCTCCGTCTGCTTGTTAAAGCCATCTTCAAAGAGAGTGGAGCATTTGAag AGTCTCTAAATGGCTTCACTCCAAGAATGAACATTTCTCATGTGCAGAATGGAGTGTACCGCACTATTGGACAGATGATGTCTACCATCATCGTCCAGGGTGGTGAACCTCCagccctcctttctcctctggtAGTGGACTACCTTCTGACAGGACACATCTTTCAGTTGAAGGTCACTCCAGAGGATGTAGCTGACATGGAACTGAGAGAAGCCCTGAAGAAG GTTGATCAAGCATTAACCACAGAGGAGCTGGAGCAAGCAGTGGAATGCTGTGACTCATGGAGATACCAACTCGAAGGTCTTCCGAACCCAGTCAGCATGGACAACAAAGATGCATTTGTGCAGAATGCAATACTTTTCCATGTCGTCATTCAACGACAGAGCTGCTATGATCAGTTAGTTGAGGGTTTGAAGTACTACGAGGTAAGTTTAGACTTAAATGTAACTAATTGCATTCTAGTGTACAACAGATGGTGA